Proteins from a genomic interval of Chryseobacterium indologenes:
- the kdpB gene encoding potassium-transporting ATPase subunit KdpB: MKNQSQTLFQRDLVNEAIKQSFVKLNPKIMFKNPVMFLVEIGTVVMFIVSMFSLTGDQSQGSFSYNFLVFIILFFTVLFANFAEAIAEARGKAQADTLRKTREETPAKLVVDNKQGFQVETVLKMSAEMKLGDIFLCEAGDQIPMDGEIIEGLATIDESAITGESAPVIREAGGDKSSVTGGTKVLSDRIKVKVTTKPGESFLDKMIALVEGASRQKTPNEIALTILLAGFTLTFIIVTLTLKPFADYAQTPITIAAFISLFVCLIPTTIGGLLSAIGIAGMDRALRANVITKSGKAVETAGDIDVLLLDKTGTITIGNRKATQFHPAEGIKMEDFIKASALSSVADETPEGKSIIELSALKSEDLLVPNPTYIDFTAETRTSGIDFEDTRIRKGAYDTIKKLTEKAGNAFPQETQDAVTGISENGGTPLVVAVNEKVWGVIELQDIIKTGIQERFQRLRKMGVKTVMVTGDNPLTAKFIAEKAGVDDFIAEAKPEDKMNYIKKEQQEGKLVAMMGDGTNDAPALAQADVGVAMNSGTQAAKEAGNMVDLDNDPTKLIEIVEIGKQLLMTRGTLTTFSIANDVAKYFAIIPALFITFIPSLQKLNIMNLHSPETAILSAVIFNAVIIPFLIPLALKGVAYKPIGASALLRRNLLIYGLGGVIVPFIGIKIIDLLISLFY, translated from the coding sequence ATGAAAAATCAATCACAAACATTATTTCAAAGAGATTTGGTTAACGAGGCAATTAAACAGTCTTTCGTAAAACTGAATCCGAAAATTATGTTTAAAAATCCAGTGATGTTTCTGGTAGAGATCGGAACTGTTGTCATGTTTATCGTCAGCATGTTCAGCCTGACGGGCGATCAGTCCCAGGGAAGTTTCTCTTATAATTTCTTAGTATTTATTATTTTATTTTTCACGGTTCTTTTTGCCAATTTTGCAGAAGCAATTGCAGAGGCCAGAGGAAAAGCACAAGCAGATACGCTTCGAAAAACCCGAGAAGAAACTCCCGCCAAACTTGTCGTTGATAATAAGCAGGGATTTCAGGTGGAAACCGTTTTGAAGATGTCTGCCGAGATGAAGTTAGGAGATATTTTCCTTTGCGAAGCCGGAGATCAGATTCCTATGGATGGGGAGATTATCGAAGGTCTCGCAACAATTGATGAATCTGCCATTACCGGCGAAAGTGCTCCCGTCATTCGTGAAGCCGGCGGAGATAAAAGTTCCGTAACCGGTGGTACGAAGGTCCTTTCAGACAGAATCAAAGTAAAAGTAACGACTAAACCCGGAGAATCTTTTTTAGATAAAATGATTGCTCTTGTAGAAGGAGCTTCAAGACAGAAAACACCAAACGAAATCGCATTAACCATATTGCTGGCAGGGTTTACCCTGACCTTTATAATTGTTACCCTCACTTTAAAGCCCTTTGCAGATTACGCGCAGACTCCGATTACCATAGCGGCATTTATCTCACTTTTCGTGTGTCTTATTCCCACAACTATCGGTGGTCTCCTTTCTGCAATCGGAATTGCAGGAATGGACAGAGCTTTAAGAGCCAATGTCATCACAAAGAGCGGAAAAGCGGTAGAAACAGCCGGGGATATTGACGTTTTATTACTTGATAAAACAGGTACAATCACCATCGGAAACCGTAAAGCAACCCAATTTCACCCTGCAGAAGGAATCAAGATGGAAGACTTTATCAAAGCTTCTGCATTGAGCTCTGTAGCAGATGAAACGCCGGAAGGTAAATCCATCATTGAATTGAGTGCATTGAAATCCGAAGATTTACTGGTTCCTAATCCTACATATATTGATTTTACTGCTGAAACCAGAACATCAGGGATCGATTTTGAAGATACAAGGATCAGAAAAGGAGCTTATGATACGATAAAAAAACTGACTGAAAAAGCCGGAAATGCTTTCCCGCAGGAAACCCAGGATGCAGTAACCGGAATTTCTGAAAATGGAGGTACTCCCCTGGTGGTAGCTGTCAATGAAAAAGTATGGGGAGTAATTGAATTACAGGATATTATTAAAACCGGAATTCAGGAACGTTTTCAACGATTAAGAAAAATGGGAGTGAAAACCGTAATGGTAACCGGAGATAACCCACTGACAGCCAAATTTATTGCAGAAAAAGCAGGGGTAGATGATTTTATCGCAGAAGCCAAACCTGAAGATAAAATGAACTATATCAAAAAAGAACAGCAGGAAGGAAAACTGGTAGCGATGATGGGAGACGGAACGAATGATGCACCGGCACTGGCCCAGGCAGATGTAGGAGTTGCTATGAACAGTGGAACGCAGGCAGCAAAAGAAGCCGGTAATATGGTCGACCTTGATAATGATCCTACCAAACTGATCGAGATTGTGGAGATCGGTAAACAATTGCTGATGACAAGGGGAACGCTGACAACATTCAGTATTGCCAATGACGTAGCGAAGTACTTTGCCATTATTCCGGCCTTGTTTATCACTTTTATTCCTTCACTTCAGAAGCTGAATATCATGAATCTGCATAGTCCTGAAACGGCTATTTTATCTGCTGTTATTTTCAATGCAGTGATTATTCCGTTCCTGATCCCGTTAGCGTTAAAAGGGGTAGCCTATAAGCCGATCGGGGCAAGTGCTCTGCTACGAAGAAACCTTTTGATCTATGGTTTGGGAGGAGTTATTGTTCCGTTTATCGGGATCAAAATCATCGACTTACTGATTAGTTTATTCTATTAA
- a CDS encoding porin: MFFSKAQSSDSLKTENKVTFSAYAELFYTYDFNEPGNHLRQNFLYSYNRHNELNLNLGLIKANYQSENLRANVALMAGTYAQDNMAAEQNALRYVNEANIGIKISKTKNLWIDAGIMPSHIGWESAIGKDNINLTRSLAAENSPYFETGAKISYTSDSGKWFLSGLVLNGWQRIAKPEGNQSISFGHQLTYKPNDKITLNSSSFIGNDKAKADKRMRYFHDLYGSFQLTDQFSALLGFDIGAEQKAKGSEQYNIWYSPNVQMKYQVDQKWALAGRLEYYNDKKGVIINTGTPDGFQTFGYSLNVDYAVLKNVVFRTEARGFTSKDAIFAKNDEFRKGNFFVTTSLAVWF, from the coding sequence ATGTTTTTTTCTAAAGCACAATCATCAGACTCATTAAAAACAGAAAATAAAGTAACTTTTTCAGCATATGCGGAACTATTTTATACCTATGATTTTAATGAACCCGGTAACCATCTCCGTCAAAATTTCTTGTACTCATACAACAGACATAATGAGCTCAACCTGAATCTGGGATTAATCAAAGCAAATTATCAGAGTGAAAATCTTCGTGCCAATGTAGCCTTAATGGCGGGAACCTATGCGCAGGACAATATGGCGGCAGAACAAAATGCATTACGCTACGTAAACGAAGCCAATATTGGAATTAAAATATCAAAAACAAAAAATCTGTGGATCGACGCAGGAATCATGCCTTCCCATATTGGTTGGGAGAGTGCTATTGGCAAGGATAATATAAACCTGACCAGAAGTTTGGCCGCTGAAAATTCCCCTTATTTTGAGACAGGAGCTAAAATTTCCTACACCTCAGATAGCGGAAAATGGTTTTTAAGCGGATTGGTACTGAATGGCTGGCAACGTATTGCAAAACCGGAAGGAAATCAGAGTATCTCTTTCGGTCATCAGTTGACCTATAAGCCGAATGATAAAATCACGTTGAACAGCAGCTCATTTATTGGAAATGATAAAGCAAAGGCAGATAAAAGAATGCGTTATTTTCACGATCTTTATGGAAGCTTTCAGTTGACGGATCAGTTTTCTGCTTTATTGGGATTTGATATAGGAGCAGAACAGAAAGCGAAGGGAAGCGAGCAGTACAATATCTGGTACAGTCCCAATGTGCAGATGAAGTATCAGGTTGACCAGAAATGGGCATTGGCGGGTAGATTAGAATACTACAATGACAAAAAAGGAGTGATTATCAATACAGGAACCCCGGACGGATTTCAGACATTTGGATATTCATTAAATGTTGATTATGCAGTATTGAAGAATGTAGTCTTCCGTACAGAAGCAAGAGGTTTTACTTCTAAAGATGCTATTTTTGCTAAAAATGATGAGTTCAGAAAAGGAAACTTTTTTGTTACAACGAGCTTAGCGGTTTGGTTTTAA
- a CDS encoding PAS domain-containing protein, protein MKLRTKLTLGVGLLFLLIVLLSVIGSVYINKLKSDTEKILTANYNSLEFSKNMLLALDHISTDSAIAIADFKKNNQLQEKNLTEFGEKEATQNLNLHFNSYLKEPGTDKEKLIREDLAKIMSLNMKGIERKSDIAIITAGNATFWIVSLGTVCFLIAFVLLFNLPQTIAEPIDQLTFSIRQIANKNYSERVHFKGSEEFNSLAQSFNVMAEQLQEYESSSLSQQLMEKKRIETLVNNMHDAVIGLDENHFIYMINDEALKITNLRKEDIIGKTAHEVAVNNDLMRELLKNIDHPVKDPIKIVRDNKENYFEQDIIPINIVKTGEKEKRYIGKVILLRNITPFKELDFAKTNFIATISHELKTPISAIKMGVQLLGNQKFGELNEQQQELLKSINEDGQRLLDITGELLNLSQVESGNIRLTVGQCSPKEIVETAVKNVEKLAEQKNISIHSQYLLEDNDFVNADFDKTVWVMNNFLTNAVKHSYQDENIQIVVERQDAFIQFSITDTGNGIDEKYHRQIFDRYFQVPGEHQNGTGLGLAISKNFIEKQNGDIGVRSSLNHGSTFFFRLPVV, encoded by the coding sequence ATGAAACTTAGAACAAAACTCACCTTAGGCGTAGGCCTTTTATTTTTGCTGATCGTATTGCTTTCAGTGATTGGGTCTGTGTATATCAATAAATTAAAATCAGATACAGAAAAAATCCTTACTGCCAATTACAATAGTCTGGAGTTTTCTAAGAATATGCTTCTCGCATTAGATCATATCAGTACAGATAGTGCCATCGCCATAGCTGATTTCAAAAAGAATAACCAGCTTCAGGAAAAAAATTTAACGGAATTTGGAGAAAAAGAAGCTACCCAGAATCTGAATCTGCACTTCAACAGCTATTTGAAGGAACCCGGCACTGACAAGGAGAAACTGATCCGTGAAGATCTCGCCAAGATCATGTCTTTGAATATGAAAGGCATTGAACGGAAAAGTGATATTGCCATTATTACAGCCGGTAATGCTACTTTTTGGATTGTAAGTTTGGGAACGGTTTGTTTCCTGATTGCCTTTGTTTTATTGTTTAATTTACCCCAAACGATTGCGGAACCTATCGATCAGCTTACATTCAGTATCCGGCAGATTGCCAATAAAAATTATAGTGAAAGGGTCCATTTTAAAGGAAGTGAGGAATTCAACAGCCTTGCCCAGTCTTTTAACGTGATGGCGGAGCAGCTTCAGGAATATGAAAGCAGCAGCCTTTCCCAACAGCTTATGGAGAAAAAAAGGATTGAAACACTGGTCAATAATATGCATGATGCCGTAATCGGGCTGGATGAGAACCATTTTATCTATATGATCAATGATGAAGCTTTGAAAATAACCAATCTCCGCAAAGAAGATATTATAGGAAAAACAGCCCATGAAGTGGCGGTAAATAATGACCTGATGCGGGAGCTGCTGAAAAATATCGATCATCCGGTGAAAGACCCTATTAAAATTGTTCGTGATAATAAAGAAAACTATTTTGAACAGGATATTATCCCGATCAATATCGTTAAAACCGGTGAAAAAGAAAAGAGGTACATCGGTAAAGTTATTCTATTGCGGAATATTACCCCTTTTAAAGAACTGGATTTTGCCAAAACCAATTTTATAGCAACCATATCACATGAATTGAAAACTCCTATTTCAGCCATAAAAATGGGAGTTCAGCTTCTCGGAAATCAGAAATTCGGTGAGCTGAATGAGCAGCAGCAGGAATTGTTGAAGAGCATCAACGAAGACGGGCAACGCCTGCTGGATATTACGGGAGAACTGCTTAATCTTTCACAGGTAGAATCAGGGAATATCCGGTTGACCGTCGGGCAATGTTCTCCAAAGGAAATTGTGGAGACTGCCGTGAAAAATGTAGAAAAACTGGCTGAGCAGAAAAATATATCCATCCATTCACAATATCTTCTTGAAGATAATGATTTTGTGAATGCAGATTTTGATAAAACAGTCTGGGTAATGAATAATTTCCTTACCAATGCAGTCAAACATTCTTACCAGGATGAAAATATTCAGATTGTAGTTGAAAGACAGGATGCCTTCATTCAGTTTAGCATTACAGATACCGGTAATGGAATTGATGAAAAATACCATCGTCAGATTTTCGACCGGTATTTCCAGGTTCCGGGTGAGCACCAGAACGGAACAGGTTTGGGGCTGGCGATCTCAAAAAACTTCATCGAAAAACAAAACGGCGACATAGGAGTGAGAAGCTCTTTGAATCACGGAAGTACTTTCTTTTTCAGATTACCGGTGGTATAA
- a CDS encoding T9SS type A sorting domain-containing protein: MKNIYLFVLIFAQLSVTAQTINFPDPKFKAKLLTANTGNNPFSYDLNGNPTIIDTNNDGEIQVSEAQNISKLVLTNTLINDITGIKNFTNLTSFNVTGNSSLTILDLSNMTPLKELTCFSNGLNTINIQGCNQLASFSFSNNGGTISNLGFLQNIPLKKLIVSANSHLESADLSNLTSLEDIFFGESSNPNFTTLNLTNNINLKKIYIIKPNLTSLTYSTLSKLEYVNIQKTKVTSLDFTSSPLLNDISLDKNSLLNSLNIQNNNNLEYATVAMSPLLTSISIHNKPNLLGLTISGTGITALDLTGLTAMFSLSLGNNKITSMDFSPATNLIFLSLGEDFLTSVDISQNPKISSLSALGNSITHVNAKNGKSNLEYSAGPKSMTPSLAYVCCDTNKIQKFSNMLATYGHTNVEINSYCSFVPGGTTYTVQGNTKVDVNNNGCDATDPYKSFQKFNITDGTNSGSYIANSSGNYSLAVQAGTHVITPVVENPDYFTISPASITADFPTQASPLAQNFCITPNGTFNDLEVVILPITTATPGFQSQYKIVYKNKGNTAQSGTLVFNYEDTISDYQSSTLAPTSQSPGVLNWNITNLLPFETKEITVTIKLNTPTQTPPLNSGDILHYTAQISGATDETPADNNFTLNRTVVNSFDPNDKTCLEGTSIAQAKVGDYVHYLIRFENTGTANARNIVVKDEIDTTKFDLSSLVALNGSHDFVAKVTGPNVVEFIFENIQLPFDDANNDGYISFKIKTKSTLNAGESFSNTAKIYFDYNHPIITNTYTTTVENVLGTKETSKNSTQFTIYPNPVKDVLNIKSKEEVIKAEIYDATGRIIRSMTVKGNSLHVSELSKGSYMIKVFTKDKTMVQKFIKD; encoded by the coding sequence ATGAAAAACATTTATCTTTTTGTGCTCATCTTTGCACAATTATCTGTCACTGCACAGACCATTAACTTTCCGGATCCGAAATTCAAAGCAAAGCTACTCACGGCAAATACGGGTAATAATCCTTTTTCCTATGATCTCAATGGAAATCCGACGATCATAGATACGAACAATGACGGAGAGATCCAGGTAAGTGAAGCCCAGAATATCTCAAAGCTGGTCTTAACGAATACACTGATTAATGATATTACGGGAATTAAGAATTTTACCAATCTTACTTCTTTTAATGTAACAGGAAATTCATCGCTTACTATACTTGACCTGAGCAATATGACTCCGTTGAAAGAACTGACCTGCTTCAGCAACGGATTGAATACTATCAATATACAAGGTTGTAACCAGCTGGCATCTTTTTCCTTTTCTAATAATGGCGGAACTATCTCGAATCTTGGTTTTTTACAAAACATTCCTCTTAAAAAGCTTATAGTTTCAGCAAATTCACATTTGGAAAGTGCAGACCTCTCAAATCTTACAAGCCTGGAAGATATTTTTTTCGGGGAAAGCTCCAATCCCAATTTCACGACTTTAAACCTTACCAATAATATCAATCTGAAGAAAATATACATTATCAAACCCAATCTTACGTCACTTACATACAGTACACTCAGTAAGCTTGAATATGTCAATATCCAAAAAACAAAAGTAACTTCACTTGATTTTACCTCGTCGCCGCTGCTTAATGATATTTCTCTGGATAAGAATTCGTTACTGAACTCACTTAATATTCAGAATAATAACAATCTGGAATATGCAACCGTTGCCATGAGTCCGTTGCTTACTTCTATAAGTATTCATAACAAGCCAAATTTATTGGGATTAACTATATCCGGAACGGGGATAACAGCATTGGATTTAACGGGATTAACTGCAATGTTCAGTCTGTCTTTAGGAAATAACAAAATAACTTCCATGGACTTTTCCCCTGCTACCAATCTTATATTTTTGTCATTGGGTGAAGATTTTCTTACCAGTGTAGATATCAGTCAGAATCCGAAGATAAGCTCATTAAGTGCTCTTGGTAATTCCATTACGCATGTGAATGCTAAAAACGGGAAATCCAACCTGGAATATTCTGCCGGTCCAAAATCTATGACTCCCAGTTTAGCATATGTATGTTGTGACACCAATAAAATACAGAAGTTTTCAAATATGCTAGCTACCTATGGGCATACCAATGTCGAAATTAACAGTTACTGTTCTTTTGTTCCGGGAGGAACGACCTATACCGTTCAGGGAAATACAAAGGTTGACGTTAATAATAATGGTTGTGATGCCACTGATCCATATAAATCGTTTCAGAAATTTAACATTACGGATGGTACCAACTCAGGAAGTTATATTGCGAACAGCTCAGGAAATTATTCCTTAGCTGTACAGGCAGGTACCCATGTCATCACACCGGTTGTGGAAAATCCGGATTATTTTACGATCTCTCCTGCAAGTATTACGGCAGATTTCCCTACCCAGGCCAGTCCGTTAGCTCAAAATTTCTGTATCACCCCGAATGGAACGTTTAACGATCTCGAAGTCGTTATCCTTCCGATAACAACGGCCACTCCCGGTTTTCAATCCCAATATAAAATAGTCTACAAAAATAAAGGTAATACTGCACAGTCAGGAACGTTGGTATTTAATTACGAAGATACGATTTCAGACTACCAGTCTTCGACCCTTGCTCCTACATCACAATCTCCGGGAGTTTTGAACTGGAATATTACCAATCTTCTTCCTTTTGAAACCAAGGAAATTACGGTAACTATAAAATTAAATACTCCAACGCAGACGCCTCCTTTAAATTCAGGTGATATTCTACATTACACAGCACAAATCAGCGGAGCTACAGATGAAACACCTGCTGACAATAATTTCACACTCAACCGTACTGTAGTGAATTCTTTTGATCCCAACGACAAAACCTGTCTTGAAGGAACTTCTATCGCTCAAGCGAAAGTGGGAGATTATGTACATTATCTGATCCGATTTGAAAATACAGGAACCGCCAATGCCAGAAATATTGTTGTAAAAGATGAAATCGATACTACAAAATTTGATCTTTCCTCACTGGTTGCATTAAACGGAAGCCACGATTTTGTCGCTAAAGTTACAGGTCCGAATGTGGTTGAATTTATTTTCGAAAATATTCAGCTGCCATTTGATGATGCAAATAATGATGGATATATTTCGTTTAAGATCAAAACGAAGTCCACATTAAATGCCGGTGAGAGTTTCAGTAACACAGCCAAAATTTATTTTGACTACAACCACCCGATCATTACCAATACATATACCACGACGGTTGAAAATGTTTTAGGAACAAAAGAAACCAGCAAAAATAGCACTCAGTTTACGATCTATCCGAACCCTGTGAAAGATGTGTTAAACATCAAATCTAAAGAAGAAGTCATCAAGGCTGAAATTTATGATGCCACAGGAAGAATTATCAGATCAATGACTGTAAAAGGAAATTCATTGCATGTTTCAGAACTTTCTAAAGGAAGTTATATGATTAAAGTCTTCACAAAAGATAAAACAATGGTACAGAAGTTTATTAAAGACTAA
- a CDS encoding T9SS type A sorting domain-containing protein encodes MRKAWAVIFMIMFSIFKAQIISFSDPHLKSRLLAANTTNSIAANQNGDYIKIDSNDDGQIQYSEVVAVVKLDVRSSLISDLSGLSHFTNLKILYAAENPYVSVDIALPNLEDLYLGGPNLNTINTLSSPNLKFLSIQKYDKTTLALHNNSIKGLVVTGGNNLQNIDLQNCTALKNLTLYSGPAVKSIIGSNMPTLEAVFISNTPYLSHFDFKGSPNFRTISFNTTGLPLLDLTNYSTLENILANGNSFSSVKLDGCTSLKQLNISNNHIPTISMVGTPALETLSLSNNNLTSVPLDNHPNLWNIEMKNNPISNLVLPNLPALKVLSADSNQLTSLDISGAPNLDILTIGYNHLSSLDVSSLINLTELKCEYNSLTQLDLSNNKELSRITCHNNPNLEKIFMKNGKVQPWYYLNLFPNSSLKYICCDEEEFNELSNYTITHGSPNTVINTYCSFTPGGTFYTIQGSTTYDSNNNGCDPNDPGKSFQRFTLTNGSVSGAIISGTSGNYSFPVQAGTHTITPVVENPYFTITPASYTVNFPSQPSPVIKNFCLAANGIHNDLEIMLIPVTDAAPGFDAQYKIVYKNKGTGMQSGNIAFNFNTSLMLYKAATITPTSQSNGTLTWNFTNLLPFETREITVTVQLNTPTQTPPLNGGDVLHYMAQINGATDETPADNNFALNQTVVNSFDPNDKTCLEGTSIAQTQVGDYVHYLIRFENTGTANAKNIVVKDEIDIAKFDISSLIPMDGSHNFVTRITSPNVVEFIFENIQLPFDDANNDGYVSFKIKTKSTLAPGDSFSNTAKIYFDYNAPIITNTYTTTIATTLSTAEVKNRIDSVSIYPNPAKDILYIQSKNDLIKAEIYDATGRLLISTGVSKKSVSISELPKGNYTIRLFTKDIISHVKFIKE; translated from the coding sequence ATGAGAAAAGCATGGGCGGTCATTTTTATGATCATGTTTTCTATCTTCAAAGCACAGATTATATCTTTTTCTGATCCTCATTTAAAATCAAGGCTATTGGCAGCCAATACAACAAACAGCATTGCAGCTAATCAAAATGGAGATTATATTAAAATAGACTCAAATGATGACGGTCAGATCCAATATAGTGAAGTTGTAGCTGTTGTTAAGCTGGATGTCAGAAGCAGTTTGATCAGTGACCTTTCCGGCCTGAGTCATTTTACGAATCTTAAAATACTATATGCCGCTGAGAATCCTTATGTATCGGTTGATATAGCTTTACCTAATCTGGAAGATCTATACCTTGGCGGTCCTAATCTGAACACCATAAATACTTTGTCATCACCAAATCTAAAATTTCTTTCAATACAAAAGTATGACAAGACAACCTTAGCTTTACATAATAATTCTATTAAGGGATTAGTTGTCACAGGTGGAAATAACCTTCAAAACATTGATTTACAAAACTGTACAGCTCTAAAAAACCTAACTCTTTACTCAGGTCCGGCAGTAAAAAGTATAATCGGTTCCAACATGCCCACTCTCGAAGCTGTGTTTATTTCAAACACGCCTTACTTATCACACTTTGATTTCAAAGGATCACCTAATTTCAGAACCATAAGTTTCAATACAACAGGATTACCTTTGCTAGATCTGACCAATTATTCTACGTTGGAAAACATACTTGCCAATGGTAATTCATTTTCAAGTGTCAAATTAGATGGATGTACATCTCTTAAACAGCTCAATATATCCAACAACCACATACCTACAATAAGCATGGTGGGTACTCCCGCTCTTGAAACACTCTCATTATCAAACAACAACCTCACTTCTGTCCCGTTAGACAATCATCCAAACCTTTGGAATATTGAGATGAAAAATAATCCTATTTCGAATTTGGTTTTGCCCAATTTACCGGCTTTAAAAGTTTTATCTGCTGATTCCAACCAGCTTACTTCACTTGATATATCCGGAGCACCCAACCTTGATATTCTGACTATCGGTTACAATCACCTCTCTAGTCTGGATGTAAGCTCATTAATCAATCTAACGGAGCTTAAATGTGAATACAATTCACTTACACAACTTGATTTATCAAATAATAAAGAACTATCAAGGATCACCTGTCATAATAATCCCAATCTGGAAAAAATATTCATGAAGAATGGAAAAGTTCAACCATGGTATTATCTGAATCTATTTCCCAACTCTTCCCTAAAATATATATGCTGTGATGAGGAAGAGTTTAATGAACTGAGTAATTATACTATTACACACGGAAGTCCCAATACAGTCATTAACACATACTGTTCATTTACTCCTGGAGGAACATTTTACACCATTCAGGGAAGCACAACATATGATAGTAATAACAATGGTTGTGACCCCAATGATCCCGGCAAATCTTTCCAACGTTTTACCCTTACAAACGGCAGTGTATCAGGAGCAATAATTAGCGGAACCTCCGGAAATTATTCTTTCCCGGTACAGGCAGGTACACATACGATCACACCTGTTGTAGAGAACCCGTATTTTACAATTACACCTGCAAGCTACACTGTTAATTTTCCTAGTCAGCCAAGCCCGGTTATAAAGAACTTTTGTTTGGCAGCCAACGGAATTCATAATGATCTTGAAATAATGCTCATTCCTGTAACGGATGCTGCTCCCGGATTTGATGCACAGTATAAAATCGTTTATAAAAATAAAGGAACCGGAATGCAGTCAGGAAATATCGCATTTAATTTTAATACCAGTTTAATGCTTTATAAGGCTGCTACGATCACTCCGACTTCCCAATCCAACGGAACTCTAACCTGGAATTTCACCAATCTTCTTCCATTTGAAACCAGAGAAATTACCGTTACTGTACAATTAAACACACCAACACAAACTCCACCTTTAAACGGTGGTGATGTTCTACACTATATGGCACAGATCAACGGGGCAACAGATGAAACGCCTGCTGATAACAACTTTGCCCTTAACCAAACCGTTGTTAATTCTTTTGATCCTAATGATAAAACATGTCTTGAAGGGACTTCCATTGCACAAACCCAGGTTGGAGACTATGTTCACTACCTGATCCGATTTGAAAATACAGGAACAGCCAATGCTAAAAATATCGTCGTAAAAGATGAAATTGATATTGCAAAATTTGATATTTCATCCCTGATCCCTATGGATGGCAGCCACAATTTTGTAACCAGAATTACAAGTCCCAATGTGGTAGAGTTTATTTTCGAAAATATTCAGCTTCCTTTTGATGATGCAAATAATGACGGATATGTTTCCTTTAAAATCAAAACAAAATCTACCCTGGCCCCTGGTGACAGCTTCAGCAATACAGCAAAAATCTATTTTGATTATAATGCTCCTATTATTACGAATACCTATACTACGACCATTGCAACGACTTTGTCTACGGCTGAGGTTAAAAACAGAATAGATAGTGTAAGTATTTATCCTAATCCGGCAAAGGACATTTTATATATTCAATCTAAAAATGATCTTATTAAGGCGGAAATTTATGATGCAACGGGAAGACTGTTGATTTCAACGGGAGTATCCAAGAAGTCTGTTAGTATTTCTGAGCTTCCTAAGGGAAATTATACCATTAGATTGTTTACGAAGGACATAATTTCACATGTAAAATTCATCAAAGAATAA